The following coding sequences are from one Leptospira bouyouniensis window:
- a CDS encoding tetratricopeptide repeat protein: MNDLKLIFLIFLFLISSCKDTDKISRLHVEGMQFFQLNKRELSKKKFQELYSIDPDYLDTRIMLGKLHYFDLEFEKANFYFQEAYEKENSNLNALMWVIKSNFVSGKKAEEVLEMTKLYLSMDSANPEILYIRGKLLENIGKIDEAILSYTKATQNVNFVALSYLQLGLIFKKADLKEKFEENLRKAKKISEDDPVLSKEINRHLSEIKPN; the protein is encoded by the coding sequence ATGAATGATTTAAAATTAATTTTTTTGATTTTTTTGTTTTTAATCAGTTCTTGTAAAGATACTGATAAAATATCTAGGTTACATGTGGAAGGGATGCAATTTTTCCAGCTTAATAAACGTGAACTTTCAAAGAAAAAATTCCAGGAATTATATTCAATCGATCCTGATTATTTAGATACTAGAATCATGTTGGGAAAACTGCATTATTTTGATTTGGAATTTGAAAAAGCTAACTTTTACTTTCAGGAGGCTTATGAAAAAGAAAATTCGAATCTGAATGCATTAATGTGGGTTATCAAATCCAATTTTGTGAGTGGTAAAAAAGCGGAAGAAGTATTGGAGATGACAAAGTTGTATCTTTCGATGGATAGCGCTAATCCAGAAATATTGTACATCCGAGGAAAATTATTAGAGAATATAGGCAAAATCGATGAAGCTATTTTGAGTTATACAAAGGCAACTCAAAATGTCAATTTTGTTGCTCTATCTTACCTACAATTAGGTTTAATTTTTAAAAAAGCTGATTTAAAAGAAAAATTTGAAGAAAATTTAAGAAAAGCGAAGAAAATTTCCGAAGACGACCCAGTCTTGAGTAAGGAAATTAACCGGCATTTGTCGGAAATAAAACCAAATTGA